The proteins below come from a single Thermomicrobiales bacterium genomic window:
- the purF gene encoding amidophosphoribosyltransferase — MYLHDDKPAEECGIFGVYAPGADVARMTFFGLFALQHRGQESAGIAVSHDGEVRLRKRLGLVANAFSESDLRFLPGQMAVGHTRYSTTGSTMPENAGPMAAESDLGTIVVAHNGNIVNATALHDELVADGVRLQTSTDSEVMTHLIARSPGSTILEKLSVALPRLEGAFSLAILTPTRIVAVRDPNGIRPLCLGRLDDGWVVASETCALATVGARFEREVEPGEIVSISANGIQSTSIDRLRRSKLCVFELIYFARPDSMMRGERLYLVRQRMGAELAREQPVDADVVVGIPDSATPAALGFARESGIPYSEGLIKNRYIGRTFIQPDQRLREVGVKLKFNALPEVVAGKRVVLVDDTIVRGTTSRPIVNLIREAGATEVHMRVHAPPVMWPCYLGVDMATREELIAANMTIDEIKREINADSLGYLSEEGLFKAIGQPSDQFCSACLTGMYPVTVNGVVGKMALERALT, encoded by the coding sequence ATGTACCTACACGACGACAAGCCGGCCGAGGAATGCGGAATCTTCGGCGTCTACGCACCCGGCGCAGATGTCGCACGCATGACCTTCTTTGGGCTATTCGCGCTGCAACATCGCGGGCAGGAGAGTGCAGGCATCGCTGTCTCGCATGATGGCGAGGTTCGGCTGCGCAAGCGGCTCGGGCTGGTAGCTAATGCGTTCTCTGAATCCGACCTGCGGTTTCTGCCCGGTCAGATGGCGGTTGGACATACGCGCTACTCCACGACCGGATCGACGATGCCGGAGAACGCCGGCCCGATGGCGGCAGAGAGCGATCTCGGCACCATCGTCGTCGCTCACAACGGCAACATCGTGAACGCAACGGCGCTCCACGATGAGCTGGTCGCGGACGGCGTCCGCCTTCAGACATCGACCGACTCCGAGGTGATGACGCATCTCATCGCTCGTAGCCCCGGCTCGACTATCCTCGAAAAGCTCTCTGTCGCGCTTCCTCGTCTGGAAGGCGCATTCAGCCTTGCGATCCTGACGCCCACGCGCATCGTTGCCGTGCGCGATCCGAATGGCATTCGGCCGCTCTGCCTTGGTCGCCTCGATGATGGCTGGGTGGTTGCGTCGGAAACGTGCGCGCTTGCTACGGTTGGCGCGCGGTTTGAGCGTGAAGTCGAACCCGGCGAAATCGTCAGCATCAGCGCAAACGGCATCCAGTCGACGTCGATCGACCGTCTCCGTCGTAGCAAGCTGTGCGTCTTTGAATTGATCTATTTTGCGCGGCCTGACTCGATGATGCGCGGTGAGCGACTCTATCTCGTGCGCCAGCGCATGGGTGCCGAGTTGGCGCGCGAACAGCCGGTGGATGCCGATGTGGTTGTTGGCATTCCCGACTCTGCCACACCGGCAGCGCTTGGCTTCGCGCGGGAGTCGGGCATTCCGTACTCCGAGGGACTGATCAAGAATCGATATATTGGTCGTACGTTCATCCAACCCGACCAGCGCTTGCGCGAGGTCGGCGTCAAGCTGAAGTTCAATGCGTTGCCGGAAGTGGTTGCCGGGAAGCGGGTTGTACTCGTTGACGATACGATTGTGCGAGGCACGACGAGCCGGCCAATCGTGAACCTGATTCGTGAGGCGGGGGCGACGGAGGTCCACATGCGTGTTCATGCCCCGCCGGTTATGTGGCCATGCTATCTCGGTGTCGACATGGCGACGCGCGAAGAGCTGATTGCCGCGAACATGACCATCGACGAAATCAAGCGGGAGATCAACGCTGACTCTCTTGGTTACCTTTCTGAAGAAGGGTTGTTCAAAGCGATTGGTCAGCCGAGCGATCAGTTCTGCTCGGCGTGCCTGACCGGAATGTATCCGGTTACTGTCAATGGGGTCGTCGGGAAGATGGCGTTGGAACGCGCGCTAACATAG
- the gcvH gene encoding glycine cleavage system protein GcvH, translating to MDIPKDYKFTKTHEWVKVEGDVVTIGISDFAQAELGDITYLELPPVGQSINKADPLGVVESVKAASDVYSPVSGEIVEENSNVIDAPELVNSSPYDDAWLVKIRISDPSQLEELMDSGAYSKLVAESGGH from the coding sequence ATGGACATTCCCAAGGATTACAAGTTCACCAAAACACACGAGTGGGTCAAGGTCGAAGGCGACGTGGTGACGATTGGCATCAGCGATTTCGCGCAGGCCGAGCTCGGTGACATCACCTATCTGGAGCTTCCTCCAGTTGGTCAGTCGATCAACAAGGCCGATCCGCTCGGCGTCGTTGAGTCGGTTAAGGCCGCCTCGGATGTGTACTCGCCGGTCAGCGGTGAGATCGTCGAGGAGAACAGCAACGTCATCGATGCGCCAGAGCTTGTCAATTCCTCCCCGTACGACGATGCATGGCTGGTCAAGATTCGAATCAGCGACCCCAGCCAGCTCGAAGAGCTGATGGACTCGGGCGCGTACTCGAAGCTCGTCGCCGAATCGGGCGGCCACTAG
- the plsY gene encoding glycerol-3-phosphate 1-O-acyltransferase PlsY, giving the protein MMQMLVLVAAYLIGTLPTGYVLTRFLAGVDLRSVGSGGTGATNAQRALGTKWGIFVAIVDVLKGVAAVILARVAGLDDAWVAACGAAVIAGHCWPVWLRFRGGKGVATGAGAALTLSLWSIALVPVMVIPIALTRYVSLGSVLAALATPILMALLAATGVVSWSYVGFGVVAAAIIVYRHRANIDRLIHGTERKLGRKPADVRTVE; this is encoded by the coding sequence ATGATGCAAATGCTCGTGCTGGTTGCTGCATACCTTATTGGCACGTTGCCGACCGGCTACGTGCTCACTCGCTTCCTTGCCGGTGTCGACCTGCGTAGCGTCGGGAGCGGTGGCACAGGCGCTACAAATGCGCAGCGCGCCCTCGGTACGAAGTGGGGCATTTTCGTCGCCATAGTGGACGTTCTGAAGGGCGTTGCCGCCGTCATCCTTGCACGCGTGGCAGGACTCGACGACGCGTGGGTGGCAGCCTGCGGTGCCGCGGTCATTGCGGGGCATTGCTGGCCGGTCTGGCTGCGATTCCGAGGCGGCAAGGGCGTCGCGACCGGCGCGGGTGCCGCGTTGACGCTCTCACTCTGGAGCATTGCGCTCGTTCCAGTCATGGTCATCCCAATTGCTTTGACGAGATACGTATCACTCGGGTCGGTGCTGGCAGCATTGGCAACGCCGATTCTGATGGCCTTGCTGGCAGCAACAGGTGTCGTGTCGTGGTCCTATGTCGGGTTCGGCGTTGTTGCTGCGGCGATCATCGTGTACCGGCACCGAGCAAACATCGACCGGCTCATACACGGAACCGAACGCAAGCTCGGTCGAAAGCCGGCAGATGTGCGAACAGTAGAGTAG
- the gcvPA gene encoding aminomethyl-transferring glycine dehydrogenase subunit GcvPA, with translation MTFNPHTNEDREAMLAAVGAANIESLFSAIPEDVRFPTLDLPRTLSEQEAFRRLSELAAKNLNTIEHPSFLGAGLYSHYVPAAVQQILFRGEFYTAYTPYQPEVAQGTLQAIYEYQTMIANLTGMEVSNASLYDGATALAEGALLTVSLPRKRTRIVLAGTVHPNYREVVRTYTGGLGLEIVELPVPTDGLATSASAFDEYLDENLACIVVQYPNFFGTIEDIAAMAEKAHSVGGNLVVSTYPTALGLLKPPGEFGADVVTGEGQPLGNAQSFGGPVVGLLATRSKLVRQMPGRLAGIAYDTEGKRGFVLALQTREQHIRREKATSNICTNQGLMALAAAVYLSTIGPQGLKQIATLCYQNAHYLASQLTATGKFELLNDGQFFNEFTVRSTEAPAQLNARLREVGIIGGYDLGKVDSALEGQLLLAATEMTGREPIDRFVEVAAS, from the coding sequence ATGACCTTTAATCCGCATACCAACGAAGATCGCGAGGCGATGTTAGCAGCCGTCGGGGCTGCGAATATCGAATCCCTGTTTTCCGCGATCCCTGAAGACGTGCGCTTTCCGACGCTGGATCTTCCGCGAACTCTTTCCGAACAGGAAGCGTTCCGGCGTCTGAGCGAGCTCGCTGCGAAGAACCTGAACACGATCGAGCATCCGAGCTTCCTCGGAGCCGGTCTGTATTCGCATTACGTGCCGGCGGCGGTGCAGCAGATTCTGTTCCGCGGCGAGTTCTACACTGCCTACACTCCGTACCAGCCAGAAGTCGCGCAGGGCACGCTGCAGGCGATCTACGAGTATCAGACGATGATTGCCAACCTCACCGGCATGGAAGTGTCGAACGCGTCGCTGTACGACGGTGCTACGGCACTCGCCGAGGGCGCGCTGCTGACGGTGTCGCTGCCACGCAAGCGCACACGCATTGTGCTGGCCGGTACTGTCCATCCAAACTACCGCGAGGTGGTGCGGACGTACACCGGTGGTCTCGGGCTGGAGATCGTCGAGCTGCCAGTTCCGACAGACGGACTGGCGACGAGCGCATCTGCGTTCGACGAATATCTCGACGAGAACCTTGCCTGCATTGTTGTGCAGTATCCCAACTTCTTCGGCACGATCGAAGACATCGCTGCGATGGCTGAGAAGGCGCACAGCGTTGGTGGCAACCTCGTTGTTTCGACGTATCCGACCGCTCTGGGGCTGCTGAAGCCGCCGGGTGAGTTCGGTGCTGATGTCGTCACCGGCGAGGGCCAGCCGCTCGGCAACGCGCAGTCGTTTGGTGGGCCGGTTGTCGGCCTGCTGGCGACGCGCAGCAAGCTCGTGCGTCAGATGCCGGGCCGCCTCGCTGGCATTGCCTACGACACTGAAGGCAAGCGCGGATTTGTACTGGCGTTGCAGACGCGTGAGCAGCACATCCGGCGCGAAAAGGCGACCAGTAACATCTGCACGAATCAGGGCCTGATGGCGCTCGCGGCGGCAGTCTATCTGTCGACGATCGGTCCGCAGGGGCTGAAGCAGATCGCTACACTGTGCTATCAGAACGCGCACTACCTGGCGTCGCAGCTGACGGCGACCGGAAAGTTCGAGCTGCTGAACGATGGACAGTTCTTCAACGAGTTCACCGTTCGCTCGACCGAAGCCCCGGCGCAACTCAATGCGCGTCTGCGCGAGGTAGGGATCATCGGCGGCTACGACCTCGGCAAGGTCGACTCCGCGCTGGAGGGCCAGCTCCTGCTCGCCGCCACCGAGATGACCGGTCGAGAACCAATCGATCGATTCGTCGAAGTCGCAGCGTCATAG
- the der gene encoding ribosome biogenesis GTPase Der, with amino-acid sequence MKPLVAIVGRPNTGKSTLFNRLVGERRSIVSDVPGTTRDRLYGDTEWLGVEFSIIDTGGLQDDDELGQLTTRQIGERTQSQARIAIDEADVILFLVDGKSGLSAADLDVGETIRQSSKPVILGVNKTENESRRELAYEFYELALGDPIPFSSLHGIGTGDLLDAIVRQLPRAEDVEEEPDIPAIAIVGRPNVGKSALLNALIGSERSIVADMPGTTRDTIDTIVDWAGNRVLLIDTAGIRRRGRIESGIEKYSVLRSERAVDRADVALVVIDADEGFTAQDQHIAGYVVEQGKGLVIVVNKWDIVKKDDKTMDEFRKKAAEFFNFAPWSPLVFVSAITGQRVNQIIEIALHVVGERVKRISTGELNRLVRDAVAKHPPPSKAGKWLKFYYATQGGVNPPRFIFFCNDPRAVHFSYERYLENQIRDYYRFDGTPIVLQFRGRRNED; translated from the coding sequence GTGAAACCACTCGTTGCGATCGTTGGCCGGCCAAATACCGGGAAATCGACGCTGTTCAACCGCCTTGTCGGTGAACGTCGCTCGATCGTGTCTGACGTCCCCGGGACTACCCGCGATCGCCTCTACGGCGATACGGAGTGGCTGGGCGTTGAATTCTCGATTATCGACACTGGCGGTCTCCAGGACGACGACGAGCTTGGCCAGCTAACGACACGCCAGATCGGCGAGCGCACGCAGTCGCAGGCACGGATCGCGATCGACGAGGCCGATGTCATTCTCTTCCTGGTCGACGGCAAGTCGGGGCTGTCTGCGGCCGATCTTGACGTCGGCGAGACGATCCGCCAGTCGAGCAAGCCGGTCATTCTTGGTGTCAACAAGACGGAGAACGAGTCGCGCCGTGAGCTGGCCTATGAATTCTACGAGCTGGCGCTCGGCGATCCGATCCCGTTCTCGTCGCTCCATGGCATCGGCACGGGCGATCTGCTGGATGCCATTGTCCGCCAACTCCCGCGCGCTGAGGATGTCGAAGAAGAGCCGGACATTCCTGCTATCGCCATCGTTGGACGCCCGAACGTGGGCAAGTCGGCGCTGCTCAATGCATTGATTGGTTCTGAGCGCTCGATTGTCGCTGACATGCCCGGCACCACGAGAGATACCATCGATACCATCGTCGATTGGGCCGGTAACCGCGTGTTGCTGATCGACACCGCCGGCATTCGCCGACGCGGCCGCATCGAAAGCGGCATCGAAAAGTACAGCGTCCTGCGATCCGAGCGTGCCGTCGATCGAGCAGACGTGGCGCTGGTTGTCATTGACGCTGACGAGGGCTTTACGGCCCAGGACCAGCACATCGCCGGGTACGTCGTCGAGCAGGGCAAAGGACTCGTTATCGTCGTCAACAAATGGGATATCGTCAAGAAAGACGACAAGACGATGGACGAGTTTCGGAAGAAGGCAGCCGAGTTTTTCAACTTCGCGCCGTGGTCTCCGCTCGTGTTCGTGTCAGCAATCACCGGGCAGCGCGTGAACCAGATCATCGAGATCGCGCTGCATGTCGTCGGCGAGCGCGTCAAGCGGATAAGCACTGGTGAGCTGAATCGCCTTGTGCGCGATGCTGTTGCCAAGCATCCGCCGCCATCCAAGGCCGGCAAGTGGCTGAAGTTCTATTACGCGACGCAAGGCGGCGTGAATCCACCGCGCTTCATCTTCTTCTGCAATGACCCGCGCGCGGTACATTTTTCCTATGAACGGTATCTGGAGAATCAGATCCGCGACTACTACCGGTTTGATGGTACGCCGATTGTGCTGCAGTTCCGCGGCCGACGAAACGAAGACTAG
- the gcvT gene encoding glycine cleavage system aminomethyltransferase GcvT, with protein sequence MKRTALAEKHEQLGARMVDFAGWYMPVQYSGIIEEHKTVRSTAGLFDLGHMGQVEVTGNDALAFLNYIGSNDISGLEPGAAIYSLMLNPNGGVIDDIIIYRHPSGVGYFVVINASNTDKDVAWLQEQAAKRDDLDVNVNHISESTGMIAIQGPNAAEIVTKLSSVDLNDMSHFSMRETTIAGVECLAGRTGYTGEDGWEFYFPVDQCATVWDALMSAGDDLGIKPIGLGARDTLRLEARMPLYGNEMDDETNPYDAGLGWAVKLDRDDFVGRDALVAAREQGINRRTVGFKMVERGGVPRSHYEVQVDGKQVGYVTSGTASPTLGENIGLAIIDKAYAGAGKPLDIMIRGKAVKAEQMKMPFYKRGA encoded by the coding sequence ATGAAGCGGACAGCGCTGGCCGAGAAGCATGAGCAGCTTGGCGCGCGGATGGTCGACTTTGCCGGTTGGTACATGCCGGTCCAGTATTCAGGCATCATCGAGGAGCACAAGACTGTTCGGTCTACTGCCGGCCTCTTTGACCTTGGACACATGGGTCAGGTGGAAGTTACCGGCAACGATGCACTGGCGTTTCTGAACTATATCGGATCCAACGACATCAGCGGACTCGAGCCTGGGGCGGCCATCTACTCGCTGATGCTGAATCCGAACGGTGGTGTGATCGACGACATCATCATCTACCGGCACCCCAGCGGCGTCGGTTACTTCGTCGTTATCAATGCATCCAACACCGACAAGGACGTTGCCTGGCTGCAGGAGCAGGCGGCAAAGCGCGACGACCTGGACGTCAACGTCAACCACATCTCCGAATCAACCGGGATGATCGCGATTCAGGGGCCCAACGCTGCTGAGATTGTCACCAAGCTTTCATCGGTTGACCTGAATGACATGTCCCACTTTTCCATGCGCGAGACGACGATTGCCGGAGTCGAGTGCCTGGCGGGGCGGACTGGCTATACCGGCGAGGATGGCTGGGAATTCTACTTCCCGGTCGATCAATGCGCGACTGTTTGGGACGCGCTGATGTCTGCCGGTGACGACCTCGGTATCAAGCCGATTGGTCTCGGTGCCCGTGACACACTTCGGCTCGAGGCACGGATGCCACTCTATGGCAATGAAATGGACGACGAGACGAACCCATATGACGCGGGACTTGGCTGGGCCGTCAAGCTCGACCGCGACGATTTCGTCGGGCGGGATGCACTTGTTGCAGCGCGCGAGCAAGGAATCAACCGTCGCACTGTGGGCTTCAAAATGGTAGAACGCGGCGGCGTGCCGCGCTCGCACTACGAAGTCCAGGTTGATGGCAAGCAGGTCGGTTACGTGACAAGTGGTACTGCATCGCCGACACTTGGCGAGAACATCGGTTTGGCGATCATTGACAAGGCATATGCCGGTGCAGGCAAGCCATTGGATATTATGATTCGCGGCAAGGCCGTGAAGGCCGAGCAGATGAAGATGCCGTTCTACAAGCGCGGCGCGTAG
- a CDS encoding serine hydroxymethyltransferase: MSTLATADPKIAEVIQNEERRQSSTIELIASENFTSAAVMQAVGSVLTNKYAEGLPGKRYYGGCEFVDVAENLAIERACKLFGAEHANVQPHSGASANLAAYLSVLKPGDRILGMNLSEGGHLTHGSPVNFSGTIFEAHFYGVAPDSETIDYDIVREVAHRVQPKMIVCGASAYSRTIDFAKFREIADEIGALVLADIAHIAGIVATGKHPTPIGHAQLTTSTTHKTLRGPRGGLIMAEGDLAGPVNKTLFPGLQGGPLMHVIAGKAVAFGEALEPAFGEYIDHVLANARALSEAVQEHGLRVVSGGTDNHLMLVDLTAAGISGRKAERRLEAAGITVNKNAIPNDKRPPMQTSGIRLGTPAVSTRGFGVDDMKNIGQWIAEIVHNPDDDALIERIGKSVHELATSHPLPGVATDA; the protein is encoded by the coding sequence ATAAGTACGCTGGCCACGGCGGATCCCAAGATCGCCGAAGTCATTCAAAATGAGGAACGCCGTCAATCGTCGACAATAGAGCTGATTGCTTCGGAGAATTTCACTAGCGCAGCGGTGATGCAGGCGGTCGGGAGCGTCCTGACCAACAAGTACGCTGAGGGGTTACCAGGCAAGCGCTATTACGGCGGCTGCGAATTCGTCGACGTGGCCGAGAACCTGGCGATTGAGCGCGCCTGCAAGCTATTCGGTGCTGAGCACGCGAACGTTCAGCCGCACTCCGGAGCGTCCGCGAACCTCGCAGCGTATCTCTCGGTGCTGAAGCCAGGTGACCGCATCCTGGGCATGAACCTCTCTGAAGGTGGACACCTGACGCACGGCTCGCCGGTGAATTTCTCGGGCACGATCTTCGAGGCGCACTTCTACGGCGTTGCTCCGGACTCCGAGACGATTGACTATGACATCGTCCGTGAGGTCGCGCATCGTGTGCAGCCGAAGATGATCGTCTGCGGTGCCAGCGCCTACTCGCGAACGATTGATTTCGCGAAGTTCCGTGAGATCGCCGACGAGATCGGCGCACTTGTCCTGGCAGACATCGCACATATCGCCGGCATCGTCGCCACCGGCAAGCACCCGACGCCGATCGGCCACGCCCAGTTGACGACCTCAACGACGCACAAGACGCTGCGTGGTCCGCGCGGCGGACTCATCATGGCCGAGGGCGATCTGGCCGGACCGGTCAACAAGACGCTCTTCCCGGGACTGCAGGGCGGCCCGCTAATGCACGTCATCGCCGGCAAGGCAGTTGCATTCGGTGAGGCTCTGGAACCGGCCTTCGGCGAGTACATTGACCACGTGTTAGCGAACGCCCGCGCACTCAGCGAGGCCGTGCAGGAGCATGGACTGCGTGTCGTGTCCGGTGGCACGGACAATCATCTGATGCTTGTCGACCTGACGGCGGCGGGCATTAGCGGCCGCAAGGCGGAGCGCCGTCTGGAAGCTGCTGGTATCACTGTCAACAAGAACGCGATCCCGAACGACAAGCGGCCGCCGATGCAGACCAGCGGTATTCGCCTCGGCACGCCGGCGGTTTCGACGCGTGGCTTTGGCGTTGATGACATGAAAAACATTGGGCAATGGATTGCTGAGATCGTGCATAACCCGGACGACGACGCGCTGATCGAACGCATCGGCAAGTCAGTGCATGAGCTGGCAACCAGCCATCCGTTGCCGGGAGTTGCGACCGATGCCTAG